GACGCATCCCGCGCGCGGCTGACCATGCTTTCGCCAAAGAAGGCGCGGCCCAGCGCCAGGCCATATAGGCCGCCCGCCAGCCGGTCGCCGTCCCACACCTCGACCGAATGGGCGAAACCGCGGTGGTGGAGGGTAACGAAGACACGCTCGATCGCGCGATTTATCCAGGTTTCGGGCCGATCGTCGGCCGCTTCGGCGCACAGGGCGATAACCGCCTCGAACGCGGTGTCGGCGGTCACGCGGAACCGGTCGCATGCGATCGTCCGACGCAGGCGGCGGGACAGGTGGAAGCCATCCAGCGGCAGGACGGCGCGAAGCTTCGGCTCGACCCAATAGACGCCCTCGTCGTCGCGCGCGTCGGACATGGGGAACACGCCCATGGCATAGGCGCGCAACAGCAGGTCGGGATCGATGCTCTCGACCGGGCCGGTCGGACGCGTCATCGCCGTGCGATCCGCCGCACAGCAAAAAGGGACCGGCGGTCGCCCGCCGGCCCCTTCCGCAAATCCATCTCGATCAGCGTTACGCCTTGCAGGTCAGGGCCGGCTTGCCCGGAGCGGTGTACTTGATCGATTCCGGCGTCCCCTCGACGGTGTAACCGCCACCGACGAACGGCTGGCCGGCTTCCGGCGCCGTCAGCTGGGTCGGCGTGCCGGTCTTCTCGGTGCGCAGGTTGGCCAGCTTGCGGCCCTGGAAGAAGTCGACGTAGATCAGGCCGTTGCCCGGCTGGCAG
The nucleotide sequence above comes from Roseomonas aeriglobus. Encoded proteins:
- a CDS encoding leucyl/phenylalanyl-tRNA--protein transferase — encoded protein: MTRPTGPVESIDPDLLLRAYAMGVFPMSDARDDEGVYWVEPKLRAVLPLDGFHLSRRLRRTIACDRFRVTADTAFEAVIALCAEAADDRPETWINRAIERVFVTLHHRGFAHSVEVWDGDRLAGGLYGLALGRAFFGESMVSRARDASKVALAALVARLRCGGFDLLDCQFQTPHLASLGAIEVPRAGYNVLLGSALGTSVGGLLDGVPSVDGDFRAFDALLAGAPPADSDTVSAPAVGNRIVQLLGQTS